The sequence TACGGTCACGAGGACACCCGGATCCTCGACGGTGGAAAGGACTACTGGGTCGAGAACGACTATCCGCTGACCGAAGAGCAGCCAGACTACCCGTCCCAGGAGTACGAGGCCCGCGGGCCGTTCGAGAGCATCCGCGCGTATCAGGGTGAGGTCGACAAGGCCCGCGAGGCTGGCCTCCCGATGGTCGACGTGCGCTCGCCAGAGGAGTTCTCCGGCGAACTCATCGCACCACCCGAACTCGACGAGACTGCCCAGCGTGGCGGCCACATCCCCGGCGCGTCGAACGTTCCCGTGCCGACGAACCTGCAAGACGACGGGCGCTTCCTGCCGCCGGAGGAACTGCGGGATCTCTACGAAGAGGCCGGCATCGACGGCGACGAGTCGGTCGTCACCTACTGCCGCGTCGGCGAGCGGTCGGCGATCGCCTGGTTCGCCCTCCACGAACTGCTGGGCTACGAAGACGTCCAGAACTACGATGGTTCGTGGACCGAGTGGGGGAATCTTATTCGAGCGCCGATTGCGAAAGGGGAGGACGACTGAGCGAAGCGAGGGAGTGCTCCAAAATGCGAACGGGGAGCGAAGCGACCCGTGAGCAAGGCGAGGAGTGAACGTAGTGAACTCCTCGAGGCGGAGCGGTGACCGGGAGGGAACCGCGAAGCGGGCGAGGAGTGAGCGAAGGGAAGTTCTCGAGGCGGAGCGGTGACCGGGAGGGAACCGCGAAGCGGGCGAGGAGTGAGCGACGTAATTTTTCTGGAGCCGTTCCCTTCGAGTCGTGACCCTCGCATCTCCACTCGAGGAGAAGTGGCGGCGGCAATCGCAAGGTGAGGTGGTTTCCACTGTGCTGGCTCAACGAGGAGTATGTCGACGACGACCGGCGACCGACGGAACCTGGTATCGAACGCGAGCACGATGACGACGATCGCCGACGCGGTCGTGGAGTTCGCGAAGGGGCGCCGAAAGGCCGGTGCGCTGTTGCTCGGGGCGGCGGCGATCTCGAGGCGGGTGCCCGGGTTCGGGACGGCGGTCTCGATCGGACTCCGGGTGTACCGGCGGCTCGGTTGACGCTCACACGAGGAGCGACTGGAAATTCTGGTACCGGATGTCGGCCCACGCCTCGAGTGAGAGGTCGAATCGGTCGAAGAGGTCGAAGTGGTCGACCTCCTGGCCGGGATAGAGGTAGTCGGTTCCGAAGACGAGCTGGTCGTGGTGGTCCTCGAGGAACGACTGGCCGAAGTCTTCGTCGCGGGTGAGTGCAGTCCAGCCTGCGGCAGCGGAGAGATCACCGTAGAGGTTGTCGTAGCTAGCGAGGAGTTCCGGAACGCGGCCGCCTGGTTCGACCGGGCCTTCGTGGGCGCTCCCGCGTTCCATCGTGTCGACGTCACCGGAGACGTGGATCCACCAGCCGTGGGCGTGCGCGAGGAAGTCGACGTCGGGGAACGACTCGAGGACCGACTCGAGTCCGGGGAGGCCGAGGTCGTCGGTCATCGCCCGGCCGTCGGTGTGGAGGGTGACGGGAAGGTCGTAGGACGAACACAGTTCGTAGGCCTGGCGAGCCATCTCGTCGTCGATACCGATGCCGGCTTTGAGTTCGCCGAAGCCGCGAGCGCCGCCCTCGAGGTACTGTTCGAGGACGTCTTCGATGACGTCGCGGTCGTGGACCAGCGTCCGCGGGTCGATGGTGACGAACGGCACGAGGCGATCGGCATACGGCTGGATTTCCTCGAGGAGCCACCAGCTCGTCGCCTGAACGGGATAGGCCTCTGGTGACTCGAGTGCGAGAACGGCCGCGGTGTCGACGCCGTTGCTGTCCATCCAGTCGACGAGGGCGTCTGCCGAGAGCGCGTCGTGCCCGCGGGCTGCCATCGGCGTAATGTGGGTGTGGGCGTCGAACAGCGGGAGTTCGTCGACGCTGTCGGCCTCCTCGTGGTGGGGGTCTGCTCGGGACGATGCCGGCGAGTCGTCGGAGTCCGTGTCGACGCATCCTGCGGTCGCCGAGAGGACGGTCGATCCGGCCGCGACGGTGAGGAAGCGTCGCCGCGGGGACGAGAGAGCGGACGAGGGCGCGGGCGAGGGCAGGGTGTGGCTCCGATCACGGTCAGAACTCGAGAGGGTCGACTGGCGCTGGTCGTGGTCGTCGCGCGACGGGCTGGCGGACCGGTCGGACATACGCCGCTGTGTGCCGACGGCTTACAAAGAACTGATTCCGTACGGTGAGCGTACACGCCGAGAAACGAGTCGATATCCATCCGTCCGCCGACGGTTTCTTCGGTAACGTGTCAGTTATCGTCTTCGCGCCACTTGTACTCACACTCGGTGCAGATGAAAAACCGCGTCTCGGACTCGTCTGCAGACCGGATCTGTTGCATGTACCAGTAGGCGCGGTCGTTGCCACACTCCGGACAGAAAGCGTCGGTCTCTGGCAACGAGGTTTCCTCCGAGGACTCGATAATCTCGGTTGCCTCCTGGCTGTCGGTGACGGTGTACTGGGCGGCGTCACCTTTCGGCTTCGTAAAGCCACAGCTGCCACACTCCCAGACGCCGTCGACGGCTTTCATCATCGAACCGCAATCGTCGCAAAACTCCATCAGTGTCGGGGATACGTCGGCCGAACGACTTAAGCGACGCGTTTGGATCGTCCACACTCGAGGGATAGGTCAGGCCATCCACCGACGGTCGGTGACACGTACGGTCCATCGTCGCCAGCCTCCGTTATGCTTCGAAACGTAATACTAATCGGATAGCCAACGTGACGGGTGGTATGCAGCGGTTCGCCCGCCTGGTCGTCGCCCAGTTCGCCGTCGACCGGCGGGTCCTCGCGCTGGCGTTCGCGCGGATGGCCGACGGTATCGGGAACTCGTTTCTGATCATCGTGATCCCGCTGTACGTCACCAGCGACGTGATCGGCGGGGCGACCTTCGGCCTCGAGGAGGCGATGATCATCGGCATCATCCTCTCGCTGTATGGCTTTCTCAACAGCAGTCTCCAGCCGGTTACGGGGCGTTTCTCCGACCGTGTCGGGCGACGAAAGGCGTTCATTCTCGTGGGCCTCGGCGGGCTCACCCTGACGAATCTGGCGTACCTCTTGGCGGAGTCGTACCTCTCGTTGCTCGTTATCCGCGGGTTGCAGGGGCTGAGCGTCGCGTTCATCGTTCCCGCGTCGATCGCGCTGGTGAACGAACTCGCCACGCGGGGCGATCGCGGTGGGAACATGGGCGTCTACAACACGTTTCGCCTGATCGGCTTCGGTGCCGGGCCGGTCGCGGCGGGGGCCGTCGTCAACCTCGGGCCGTACACGCTCCCCCTCGGCTCGTCGGGGGTGACGATCACCGGGTTCGACGCAGCGTTCTACGTGGCCGCGATCACCGCCGCCCTCAGCACCCTCCTGGTGACGGTCCTGATCACCGACCCCGAAGGGACCCAGGCGAACGCGGCCGCAGACCTCGCGATCGACGTCCGCGACCCGAGCGGGCGGAACCTCCTCGACCCGATCTTCACCCTCGGGGTCGCGACGCTATTTATGGCCACGGCGATCGCGCTGCTCGCGACGATCCAGCCGCAGGTCAACGCCCGACTCGAGCAGGGCTCGACCTGGTTTGGCATCCAGTTCGCCGCGTTCATCCTCGCACAGGTGCTCCTTCAGACGCCCGTCGGTCGGGCCTGCGACCGGTACGGTCGGCGCCCGTTCATCGTCATCGGAATGGTGTTGCTGATTCCCACGACGCTCGTTCAGGGACTCGTGACGACTCCGGAGACGATGTTCCTCGCTCGACTCGCTCAGGGGATCGCCGGCGCGCTGGTGTTCGCCCCCGCGCTGGCGCTGGCCGGCGACCTCGCGGGCGAGGGAGAGTCGGGTTCGAAGCTCTCGGTGCTCACGATGGCTTTCGGGTTCGGTATTGCCGTCGGCCCGCTCGCCTCCGGCGCGCTGGTCGGCTACGGCTTCGTCGTCCCGTTCGTCTTCGGGACGATCCTCGCCATCGTCGGGACCGTTCTCGTCTTCACACAGGTCGAAGAGACACTCGAGACACGGGCGTCGTTCCCGATTCCGCTCGTCGGCGGGGACTGACTGTGCTCTCGTTCAGTCGCTCGCTCGCGACCTGACGGCGACCTGTCGGCCCATCACGGCCCACATAAACAGTTTTCATAGCGGAGTGTCCACACACTGAGTATGAGTACGCAGGAGCAGTCGGCCGCCGGCGGGACGCCCGAGACGTACGACCCGGACGTGGTCGTCGTCGGGGCCGGAACCGCAGGCTGTTACGCCGCGGCGACCCTCGCCCACGAGGGCTACGACGTCGCCCTCGTCGAGCGCAAGTCCGAAGAACTGGCTGGCCACATCGCCTGTGGCGACGCGCTCAAGGGCGCGAGTGCGTTCCCCGATTCGATCCCGAAATCACAGATCGAACCGGCGTTTACGAACACCGACGTCGACCACGGGCGTTTCGAAATCCCGCAGGAAGACACGGTCCTCGAGATTCCCGTCCCCGGCGAACTCGCCGTCATCGACCGCTGGGAGTACGGTCGGCTGATCATCGAGGGCGCGGAGAACGCGGGCGTCGACATTCACTACAACACCGTCGTTCAGGACGTCGTTCAGGACGCCGACGGCCGCGTTACGGGCGTCGAGGCGATGAGTCAGGGGACCCCACGCACCTACGATGCGGAAGCCGTCGTCGACGCCGCCGGTTCACTGTCGGTGCTGCAGGACAACGTCGACTTCGGCGACTCGACGTTCGACACGAACGTCAACTACACGCACTTCTGTTCGGCCTACCGTGAGATCGTCCACGTCGACGAGCCAGTCGAGTGGTCCGACGCGCTCGTGTTCAAGCCGACCGAGCGCGCGGCGGGCTATCTCTGGTACTTCCCGCGAACCGAGACCGAGATCAACGCCGGACTGGGCTTCCAGATGACCGAAGAGCCGATGGAACTGGTCGAGGACCTGAAACGCGACCTCGAGAATCGCTCGGAGTTTCAGGGTGCGGAAGTCGAGAACAAACTCGGCGCTGCGCTCCCGACCCGTCGACCCTACGACTCGGCGGTCCACCCCGGTTACGTCGCCGTCGGCGACGCTGCGGGCCACGTCAACCCGACCACGGGTGGCGGGATCGCTGGCGCGGCCTACGCCGGCAAGTACGCCGCCGAGGCGATCGTCGACGGTCTCGAGAACGGTGGCGTAACCGAGGACGTCCTCTGGGAGTACAACGAGCGCGTGATGGACCACTTCGGGGCCCGGTACGCCGCCCTCGACGTCTACAACATCCTCTCGACGGCCGTCGACGTCGACGACCTGATGGGGCTGCTCGCGGCCATGCCCGGCGAGAAACTCGCCGAGGCGCTCTACTCGGGCAGTACGGACATCGGCTTCAAACTCAAACTCGAGGCGCTGCTCAAGAGCCGCGGTCACTGGGGAACGGTCTGGAACCTCTACCAGACGAAACGCCGTGCCGACGAGGTGCTCGCCCACTACGAGAACTACCCCTCGAGTCCCGACGGCCTCGCCGAGTGGCAGGCTCGCCGCGACGATCTGATGGAGTCCGTCTACGAGACCACGGGCGCAGATCCGAAGTACTGACCTGCGTCTCGACCCCCGTTTTCCCCGGTCGATCGAACAGTCGTGACCGTTCACCCGAACAGGGTGGTGCCTCCAGATTGGCCACGTGTCGGATACGTACACCGGGGACAGGTCGACGAACAAAGTTATTTGCTTTCGTAGTCGAGTTGTACCACATGGCACGGACGACTGCCGCGGACATCATCGAAGAGGACGTCACGGCGTTCGAGGCGTCCCAGACAGTCGACGAGGCGATCGACGCGATCCGGACGTCGACCGCCAACGACGACGCTGAACGGACGGTCTACTACGCGTACGTCGTCGACGAAGACGGCGCACTCGAGGGCGTCGTCTCGCTTCGAGAACTGTTGAATGCACCCGGTCAGACACCGCTATCGACGATCGAGACCGAGTCGGTCGTCACGGTTGGTGCCGACGACCCGGTCGACCAGCTCGCGACGACCTTCGCTCGCCACCGGTTCATGGCACTCCCGGTCGTCGACGAGGGACAGGTCCTCCGCGGCGTCGTCACCGCTGGCGACCTCATCGAGGCGTTAGACGAGGAGACCTCGAAGGAAGTGCTCGCGGCGACGATCCGAGACGTCGCCTACGACCCGGCCGAGGAGAGCACCTACGAGTGTTTCAATTGCGGGACGCTCATCCACGCGACCGACAATCCCGGCACCTGCCCGAACTGCGGCGGCGACGTGCGCCACCGCCAGACGTCGATCGAGTGACTGCTCCTCGACGGCCGTCGGCCGTTTTCTGTCTCCCGTCTCCCACGTCCGCATCTCGAGACGTGGCGTGGATCCGGTCATCGTCGTGAAGGCGCGAGCTGTTGCGTGAGGTCGGGTCCGTAACTCGAGGGAAAGCGGCGTCGGATCGGCTACTCGTACTCGCGTGTGACTTCCCGGAGACGTCGAACCCGGCGTTCGGTTCGCGGGTGGGTTCCGAACAGCCGTCGGCGGACGAACCGTCGGGTCCGATCGAAGAAACGGTGTTCTTCCCACGGTGGTGGGACGATCGAGAACGCCGCCGTCGAGCCGTGTCCGCGCAGGTCGCGTCCGGGTTGGCGAGTGACGTCCCGATCGAGGGTCTCGAGGGCGCTCGCCAGCGCGGCAGGATCGCCGGTGAGGGCGATGGCACCGCGGTCGGCGACGTACTCGCGGTACCGTGCGAGCGACGCGATGGCCAGTGAGGTCACGAGAAAGACTGGAACTGCTGCCACGAGTACGAATCCCGAGTGGGGCCCGGCTGTGCTGGGATCGGTGTTCGTCTCCTGCTCTTGTGCATCCTCGTGTTGCTCACCCTCGGCGAACATCGCTTCGACCTTGGTCGCAGGCAGCGACAGCGCGGTCAACACCGCGGCGTCGCGGTTGATCACGTGGGCGAGTTCGTGGGCGAGGACGGCCTCGAGTTCCCGCTCGGAGAGGCGATCGACGAGGCCGCGAGAGACGACGATCGAGGACGTGGCCGGACGGTAACCGACGGAGGCCGCGACGGGGACGCTGGATCTGCCGAGTAGAACGGTGGGGGACGGGGCGTCCGCCTGGGCAGCGAGTCTGTCGACGCGCGCCTGGACCGCCCGTCGCTCGGCCTCGAGCTCGTCGTCCGAGTCGGCGTCGTCCGAAGCCGGCACCCGCGCTGTCTCCGCGATGTCGTCGCGGACAGCACCGTCGGCGGTTACTTCCTCGTAGACCAGTCGGCCAGTTCCGTAACAGACCAGCCCCACGCCGACGACGAATCCGAGCACGAACGGCGTGACGACCGGGAGCAGGTCGATCGCGAGGTAGCCGGCGAACGCGAGGACCGGACCGCCGACGGCGATCGCGAGCCCCCGTCGAGTGACGGGGACGGTCGGGTTCGCCAGACCGCGTGCCAGTGGCTCGAGCGCGTCTGCCATCCCGTCGTGGCTGACTCGCCCGACGACCAGGGGGGCGGGCATCAGGCGTCGGTACGTCGCCGCAACCGTGATCCAGAGTCCCAGCGTGACCGCGACGACGGCGACGAGACCGAGGATGATGAGGGCGAACTCGGGAATCGCCTCGATGAACACCGCAGCCATCAGGGCGGCGAACGCGACCTC is a genomic window of Natrarchaeobaculum aegyptiacum containing:
- a CDS encoding M48 family metallopeptidase, with the protein product MALDRLTLGLWIRMLVAGVVAGVGMVVLFVAEVAFAALMAAVFIEAIPEFALIILGLVAVVAVTLGLWITVAATYRRLMPAPLVVGRVSHDGMADALEPLARGLANPTVPVTRRGLAIAVGGPVLAFAGYLAIDLLPVVTPFVLGFVVGVGLVCYGTGRLVYEEVTADGAVRDDIAETARVPASDDADSDDELEAERRAVQARVDRLAAQADAPSPTVLLGRSSVPVAASVGYRPATSSIVVSRGLVDRLSERELEAVLAHELAHVINRDAAVLTALSLPATKVEAMFAEGEQHEDAQEQETNTDPSTAGPHSGFVLVAAVPVFLVTSLAIASLARYREYVADRGAIALTGDPAALASALETLDRDVTRQPGRDLRGHGSTAAFSIVPPPWEEHRFFDRTRRFVRRRLFGTHPRTERRVRRLREVTREYE
- a CDS encoding MFS transporter — translated: MQRFARLVVAQFAVDRRVLALAFARMADGIGNSFLIIVIPLYVTSDVIGGATFGLEEAMIIGIILSLYGFLNSSLQPVTGRFSDRVGRRKAFILVGLGGLTLTNLAYLLAESYLSLLVIRGLQGLSVAFIVPASIALVNELATRGDRGGNMGVYNTFRLIGFGAGPVAAGAVVNLGPYTLPLGSSGVTITGFDAAFYVAAITAALSTLLVTVLITDPEGTQANAAADLAIDVRDPSGRNLLDPIFTLGVATLFMATAIALLATIQPQVNARLEQGSTWFGIQFAAFILAQVLLQTPVGRACDRYGRRPFIVIGMVLLIPTTLVQGLVTTPETMFLARLAQGIAGALVFAPALALAGDLAGEGESGSKLSVLTMAFGFGIAVGPLASGALVGYGFVVPFVFGTILAIVGTVLVFTQVEETLETRASFPIPLVGGD
- a CDS encoding amidohydrolase family protein, translated to MSDRSASPSRDDHDQRQSTLSSSDRDRSHTLPSPAPSSALSSPRRRFLTVAAGSTVLSATAGCVDTDSDDSPASSRADPHHEEADSVDELPLFDAHTHITPMAARGHDALSADALVDWMDSNGVDTAAVLALESPEAYPVQATSWWLLEEIQPYADRLVPFVTIDPRTLVHDRDVIEDVLEQYLEGGARGFGELKAGIGIDDEMARQAYELCSSYDLPVTLHTDGRAMTDDLGLPGLESVLESFPDVDFLAHAHGWWIHVSGDVDTMERGSAHEGPVEPGGRVPELLASYDNLYGDLSAAAGWTALTRDEDFGQSFLEDHHDQLVFGTDYLYPGQEVDHFDLFDRFDLSLEAWADIRYQNFQSLLV
- a CDS encoding geranylgeranyl reductase family protein codes for the protein MSTQEQSAAGGTPETYDPDVVVVGAGTAGCYAAATLAHEGYDVALVERKSEELAGHIACGDALKGASAFPDSIPKSQIEPAFTNTDVDHGRFEIPQEDTVLEIPVPGELAVIDRWEYGRLIIEGAENAGVDIHYNTVVQDVVQDADGRVTGVEAMSQGTPRTYDAEAVVDAAGSLSVLQDNVDFGDSTFDTNVNYTHFCSAYREIVHVDEPVEWSDALVFKPTERAAGYLWYFPRTETEINAGLGFQMTEEPMELVEDLKRDLENRSEFQGAEVENKLGAALPTRRPYDSAVHPGYVAVGDAAGHVNPTTGGGIAGAAYAGKYAAEAIVDGLENGGVTEDVLWEYNERVMDHFGARYAALDVYNILSTAVDVDDLMGLLAAMPGEKLAEALYSGSTDIGFKLKLEALLKSRGHWGTVWNLYQTKRRADEVLAHYENYPSSPDGLAEWQARRDDLMESVYETTGADPKY
- a CDS encoding rubrerythrin-like domain-containing protein, coding for MARTTAADIIEEDVTAFEASQTVDEAIDAIRTSTANDDAERTVYYAYVVDEDGALEGVVSLRELLNAPGQTPLSTIETESVVTVGADDPVDQLATTFARHRFMALPVVDEGQVLRGVVTAGDLIEALDEETSKEVLAATIRDVAYDPAEESTYECFNCGTLIHATDNPGTCPNCGGDVRHRQTSIE
- a CDS encoding sulfurtransferase translates to MTDYDTDVLVSADWVEDRLDDFQSDDPAYRLVEIESPSPPDNDFPSLYDEGHIPGAIGLNWDDDLSDDDQRDILKKEDFEDLVGEIGIGEDSTVVFYGDGHVPNWFAVFAYWQFNYYGHEDTRILDGGKDYWVENDYPLTEEQPDYPSQEYEARGPFESIRAYQGEVDKAREAGLPMVDVRSPEEFSGELIAPPELDETAQRGGHIPGASNVPVPTNLQDDGRFLPPEELRDLYEEAGIDGDESVVTYCRVGERSAIAWFALHELLGYEDVQNYDGSWTEWGNLIRAPIAKGEDD
- a CDS encoding transcription factor S, which produces MEFCDDCGSMMKAVDGVWECGSCGFTKPKGDAAQYTVTDSQEATEIIESSEETSLPETDAFCPECGNDRAYWYMQQIRSADESETRFFICTECEYKWREDDN